DNA from Granulicella arctica:
AACGGTGAGGCGTTTCATGCTTTCGTACTGAGAGAGGCTGCGGTTCACCTGATCGACGATGTCCTGATAGAGCTTGACCACTTTGGGGTCCTTCGACAGCACGTTGCGGTCGCTCGTTGACAGACCCTGCCCCTTTGCCCAACCTTCCAACGCGGCAAAGTTCGGCGAGATGAGAACACATGCGAACTTATGTTTGTCACCGACGAGTGCTGCCTGTGCAACAAAGGTGTTAGCCTTCAGCTTGTTTTCGATCGGCTGCGGTGCGATCAGCTTTCCTCCGCTCGTCTTCAACAGCTCTTTCTTGCGGTCTGTGATCGAGAGGAACCCATCTCGATCGATGGCACCGATATCGCCAGTCTTAAACCAGCTATCGGGTGTGAAGGCTTCTTCGGTCTCTTTTGGCTTCTTCCAGTAACCTTTGAAGACCGCCGGGCCGCGAACCTCCAACTCTCCATCCTGAGCAAAACGGCACTCCATGTTGGAGAGCGGTTTACCTACTGTGCCGATCCGGTAGGCTTCGGGATAGTTGACCGCGATCACCGGCGAGGTCTCCGTTAGACCATAACCTTCGAGGATGCGGATGCCGGCGTCGGCGAACCAACCGGCGGTGTCCATGCCAAGCGGCGCACCACCGGAGATGAAGGTCCGGGCGCAGCCGCCAAAGGCCGTGCGAATCTTCGAGAAGACGAGCTTGTTCGCCAGCTTCCAGCTCAGTGAGCTGGGAGTCTTCCCCTCTAGTGTCTCCTGACGATGTTTCTTGCCTACGCCAATCGCCCAGCGCAAGATACGTGACTTGAGGGGAGAGTGCGCCGACTTCCCTTCTACGGCCTGGCGGATCTTCTCGTAGACACGCGGGACCGCAAGAAAGATGGTGGGTTTGACCGCTTGCATGGAGGGCGCGAGTTGATCGAACTTCGGACAATAGGCAAGCCGGACCTCCTGGCAGATAAGAGCGTAGTCGGTGTGGCGTGCGGTGACGTGCGAGAGCGGCAGGAACGAGATGCAGCTATCGGTACCGTTGAAGCCCATCGGGCCGGTAGAGATATTGATGTTGCTACCGAGGTTGCCGTGCGTGAGCATGACTCCCTTGGGCTCGCCCGTTGTGCCTGAGGTATAGATGATTGTGGCCAGGTCAGCGGGCGTGATGGACTTGACCTGTGCATCGAAATCGACGTTCGCCGTCTTCCGTTCGGGTGCGCCTGACATGAGTGCAGCGAAGCTCTCTGCGTTGGCAAAACTGCCCGAGTCCATGACGACGACGTGCTCGAGCGCGGGCAGGTCTCCCGCTTCGGCAATCTTCGCGTACTGCTCGGCGGAGGAGACGATGACGACTTTGGCCTCGGAGTCGCGAAGCATGTAGCCGACGTGCTCCGCCGTCAAAGTTGGATAGAGCGGCACATCGACAGCGCCAAGCGCCAACGTTGCAAAATCGGTTACGGCCCACTCCCATCGATTCTCTGAGAGCAGAGCAACTCGATCTCCTTTGATAATGCCCCATGCCGTCAATACATCGGCCAGAGCCCGTACCCTTCCATACAGCTCGGCAGACGAGATAGGCTTCCACGCTCCATCGGAGTCCTGCCATACCATGACTGTTTGCTCACCACGCACGCTGATTCGCGCGAAGACATCGTTGACCGTCGCTACATTAAGAAGCATGTTCCCTGCCTGACGTGATCCCGTTCAGCAGCACATTGAGGACCTGTGCCGCGGTTGTCTTCGCATCATAGATGCGCCCTGTGAATACAGCGGAGCTGAGGAGCTCGTCGATTGCGCCGAACATGCAGTGTGCCACGATGCCGTCGGAGACATCCTTGCGGAAGATGCCCTGAGACTGTCCGCGCCGGATGACCTCGCGAACAAGCTGAATATACTTGACCAGATGGTGATGGGAGAACTCGGCGATGAACCTGGCGCTTTGGCGCACCTCGGTTTGCATCAGAATCGCCATATTGCGATCCGCGGTGCTTGTATCGAGGTGAACCTGGGCAATGTATAGGAGTTGTTCCCGGGGATCGGTGATCGTCTCAAACTGTTCAAGCACTTGTTGGTGGAAGCGGTTGAAGCTTGCATCGATCGCGGTACGCAGAACATCATCCTTACTCTTGAAGTAGAGGTAGATGGTTCCATCGGCCACACCCGCACGGGCCGCGATTGCGCTTACGGGCGAGTTGAAATAGCCATTCTCCGCAATGACTTCAACAGCCGCATCGAGAATGCGCTGGTATTTCTCCTTCAAGGACGCGGCTGACGCAGCCATACCCTCTCCGGTAATTGCACTTGCTTTGATTCCCGCTTTCGAACCTGTCCGCTTCAGACCGACCTCATCCGCTGGAAATCTCCAGTCAGGTCACTCTAATGAATGTGAGAAGCTTTGCCAATACTGAATGGGAATTCAGCATGACAAAGTGAATTTTTATACGAAAGAGGATTTCCCTTCTACCGAAACCCGCAAGGGCGGCCCGCCAAATCGGCGCTCCGCCCTTGTGGGTTAGAGGAGGGTTAGACCTGGGGCTTCGGAGTAAGCCTTACAAAGGCTGCCGCACTCTTCGGCCAATCCGCTAGCATGGTCAGCGCAAGGCTGCTTGCGGAATCCTCTGCATGGCGGGTGATGAGGGACTTCAGGCTCTCCTGAGACTCGGGATCAGCCTCGGTGAAGCTATCGACGGTGACGAACTCGGGGTGGTAACGCTGACCGAGTACGAAGGAACCGTCCGCGTCGTAGATCCAAGCCAGACCACCGGTCATTCCAGCACCGAAGTTCATGCCGGCACGGCCCATGACGACGACCGTACCGCCGGTCATGTACTCGCAACCATGGTCTCCAACACCTTCGACTACGGTGATAACGCCCGAGTTGCGGACAGCAAACCGTTCGCCCGCGCGTCCGGCGGCAAAGAGATAGCCGGAGGTCGCTCCATAGAGAGCCACGTTGCCGAGGATTACATGGTTGCCGCTGTCTTTTGCGGCAAGACCACGAGCCCGGATGACGAGCTCGCCTCCTGAGAGGCCCTTACCGACAAAATCGTTGGCCTGCCCGTCGAGTACGAGCTTCATCCCCTCGACAGCGAATGCACCGAAGGATTGCCCTGCGACTCCCTGGAGATTGAAGGTGACATTGACCGAGACGTCGGCCTGGGCGCGCTGGAGCGAGATTTCGCCAGCCAGCCGGGCTCCAATGGCACGATCACAGTTGGCGATGGGCGAATTGACCACATAGGGCACACCATCGAGAATCGCCGCCAATGCAGGCTCGATCCAGGGCTCATCCAGCGCGAGATGTGAGGAGGGACGATCGTTTCGTCCACCCTCCCAACGCGTCGGCCCCTCGCTTACCTGCGCGAGCAGGGGCTGGAGATCGAGGTTCCCATCAAAACGAACCTGTTCCAGCAGATCGGTACGGCCGACGGCCGCTTCGATGGAGGGCAACCCGTAGCGCGCGAGCAACTGCCGGAGGTCGCCGGCGAGCTGCTCGAAGAAGCGAACGACATGCTCAGGCTTGCCACGGAATTTGGCACGCAGCTCAGGCTTCTGCGTTGCAATGCCGGTAGGACAGGTGTTGAGATGACACTGTCGCGCCATGTCGCAGCCCAGGACAACCAGAACGGCTGTACCGAAGGCGTATTCGTCCGCACCAAGCAAGGCGGCGATGAGCACATCGCGTGCCGTGGCGAGACCACCATCGGTGCGCAGACGGACACGGCCACGCATGCCATTCTCCATCAGAACCTGCTGAGCCTCTGCCAGGCCAAGCTCCCACGGATTGCCTGCATACTTGATGCTCGAGAGCGCCGCAGCTCCCGTTCCGCCGGTGTTTCCGGCGATGACGATGAAGTCCGCGTAAGCCTTCGCGACTCCGGCGGCGACGGTGCCTACGCCACAGCTCGAAACGAGCTTGACGCCGACAGCCGCACGCGGATTGACGCGTTTGAGATCGAAGATGAGCTGGGCGAGGTCCTCAATGGAGTAGATGTCGTGATGCGGCGGAGGCGAAATGAGCGAAACGCCTGGTTGGGCGTGGCGAAGGCGTGCAATGAGGCCGCTCACCTTGTAGCCGGGCAACTGACCACCTTCACCGGGCTTCGCGCCCTGGGCCACCTTGATCTCAATCTCTTCTGCGTGAGCGAGGTACTCCGCGGTGACACCGAACCGGCCCGAGGCGACCTGTTTGATCTTGTTGTTCAACAGGAGCTCGGAGACTGAGGCGGCCTGTACAACCGGCTCGGCCAGTGCCGTTGCACCCGCAGTGCGGGCCTGCATGGAGCTGAGGCCGTCATTTGAGTGTGTCTCCACAGGATGCAGCTTGTACACGTCGCGGTCTTCCCCACCCTCTCCTGTGTTCGAGCGACCACCGAGCATATTCATCGCCATGGTGATTGTCTGGTGAGCTTCTGGACTGAGGGAGCCTAGCGACATCGCGCTGGCGATGAACTTCTTGCACAGGCTAGCCGTGGATTCGACTTCACCAAGGGGAAGCTCTACACCTGCGGGACGGATCTCCAGCAGATCCCGGAGAACAGCAGGATTGCGGGCGGCAACATCGCGAGAGTAGATTGCAAAGGCATTGGTCGGATCGGCGGGTAAAGCCACCCCGCGTGCACTGCCGACGACTGATTGCAGCGCTTTGACCGTCCCCGGCTGCCATGCGTGAGGCTCGGCCAGCTCTGTCTTGCGGAAGCGGACCCATCCATAGTCAGGGAGATCGGCCGAAGGCGCAGCATCGGCAGGAGCTGCCCGCCAGGTCTCGCGCAGCTGCCGCTCAAGCTCGGCGAAACCGATACCGGAGAGCGGTGCGGGAGTATCGACGAAGCAGCGGTCGACGACGCTCGCGTGCAGGCCGAGGATATCGAAGAGATGCGCGCCACGATAACTGTCGACGACAGAGATTCCCATCTTCGACATGACCTTTGCGAGCCCGGCATCCAGCGCCTTGAGCATCTTCCTCTCGCACTCGGCTGGATCAACGCCTGCGGGGGCGAGGCTCAATGCTGTCTCAAGCGCGAGCCATGGACAGACCGCTCCTGCGCCGTAGCCGATGAGGATGGCGGCGTGATGGATGTCGCGGCAATCGCCGGCCTCGACCGCGAGACCTGCGAGAGTCCGCAGACCGGCAGCGACAAGCGCCTGATGGACGACGCCGGTCGCCATCGCCATAGGAATGGGCAGATGAGCCGCGGTGGCTGCACGATCAGTCAACATGAGGATGCGGGCACCGCCGTCACGCACCAGCTCGATCGCTTGAGACGCAAGCGTATCGAGTGCCTGGGTAAGGGTCTGCTCCGCTGGGAAGACGCAGGGTAGCTCCTTCATACGAAGCTCGGACGCGTGAGCGTGCTCCTTCTGGCGTAACGCAGCAACCTGTCCAAGCGAGAGAAAAGGCGAAGACAACGACAGGCCGGGGAGCGGCGCGTTCTTGTCCAGCATGTGGGGCCAGGGGCCAAGCCGCGTGTGCAGCGAAACAACACAGGCCTCGCGCAAGGGATCGATCGCCGGATTTGTTACCTGCGCAAAACGCTGCCGGAAGAAGGCATAGACCGGGCGTGGGGAGCGTGCGAGGAAGGCAAGCGGCGTATCGTCGCCCATCGACCAGACGGCATCCTTGCCATCGACGGCCATAGGCTGGAGGATCATCTTGACGTCTTCGCGGGTGTATCCGAAGCCGCGCTGCAGGGCGGCCAACACGTCCGTCTCCGGCACCGCAACTGCAAGAGGCGTCAGAGGCGCATCCTCAACCAGCTTCGCGTAGGTGGCACCGGCGTCGAAGAGCTCCAGCAGCTCTTCATCCTCATAAACCTTGTGTGCAGACAGATCGACGACCAGCATCTGTCCGGGACCAAGGCGGCCGCTGTGTGTGACCTTGTCTGGGTCGAGATCGACCAAGCCTGTCTCGGAGCCGGCAACGACTAGGCCGTCGCTCGTGATTGCGAACCTGCATGGACGCAGACCGTTGCGGTCCAGAACCGCTCCGACGACCTGGCCATCGCTGAAGGCGATCGCCGCTGGACCATCCCAGGGCTCGGCGCAATCGGTGTGATAGCGAAGAAAAGAGGAAGACTGATGACCAACGGCAGCGGGCGGCAGCAGAATGCGGATGGATTCTGAAAGCGTGCGTCCGTTGCGTGAAAGCAACTCGATCGCCTCGTCCAGACTGGTCGAATCTGTGCCGCCCTTGGTCAGGACAGGCTTGCACTCGACGGGAAGCGTGGAGTCACGGGCGGCCATGCGAGCGCGGTTTCCCCAGACAGTGTTGATCTCGCCGTTGTGAGCAAGGCTGCGCCCTGGCTGGGCGCGATGCCAGGTGGGAAGCGTATTTGTCGCGTAGCGCTGGTGGAAGACCGCGAAGGGGGTAACGTAGTCCGGTGAAGCGAGGTCGGGGTAGAACTCAGGCAGTAGCTTGCCGATGCACATGGCCTTGTAGACCAGCGTCTGGGATGAGAGTGAACAGATATACCCCGTTAGCTTGCCCTGCTCGTGCATGCGCTCAAACTGCTTGCGCGCGAGATAGAGGCGACGCTCCATGGCAGAGACATCGGCATTAGCGGCATCGACAATAAGGACCTGACGGATCTTTGGCATCGTGCCGAGGGCGATTTCGCCAAGACACTCCGTCCGTATGGGAACGTCCCGCCATGCTACGGCTTTCAGATCATGCGAAGACAGGCAGCTCTCCAGAAGAGCTTCGGCGCGTGTTTCATCCGCCGGAATAAAGAGCATGCCGACACCGAGAGTCTGCTCCGGCATCAGGTTGAGACCGGCAGCCTTCACCAGCAAAGTACGAGGCACGGCGGTCATCACACCGACGCCGTCGCTGCTCTTGCCGTCCGCCGCAATGGCACCGCGATGGGCCAGGCGCTCGAGCGCCGTGAGTGCCTGCTGAAGGATCTCGTGGGACGGGGTCGCGGCTACGGAGGCCACAAAACCTACACCACAGGAATCATGGTCAAAACGCTCGTCGATGAGCGAAGATTGTCGGCGCGCTACCACAGCGGACTCACGACATGAAGAAGCAGAAACTGATGTGTTGTACCTGTTCATAGCTCACTATACTTCGCGGCGACATGCCTCGTGGCCGCGACCCTTCACAGAATTTGAGAAAATTTATCGACAGGACTAGCGTATATGCATATTTATACATGATAATGTATCTTTATGCACTAGCGGAGATCGACCTAACCAAGGAATTCACAGGGCATCAACGAGATCAGGATATTTCTATTTCTAGCAGATGAAACTACAACGTCATACCGAAATCCGTGAACTATTGGCTCAGTCTGCCATTGCCAATCAGGATGAACTGCGCCGCAAGCTGGCGGAACGCGGATTTCATGTGACCCAGGCGACGTTATCGCGCGATATTCACGAATTGCGGCTTTCGAAAGGACCTTCCGGCTACTCGTTACCTGCTTCTGCTGTAGCGGAAGAGGACGACCTTCCGGGAATCCGAGATGTGCTGCGGAGCTTCGGCCTTGAAGTCAGGCAGGCCGCGAACCTGCTGGTACTGATTACGATCACCAGCGGTGCGCAGCCCATTGCCGCCGGAATCGACTATGAGGACTGGCCCGAGGTCGTCGGCACGATTGCAGGAGACGACACCGTGCTCATCATCTGCCCGGATGAGAAAAAGGCAAGCGTGTTGAAGATGAGAATGGATGAGTTGATTGGCTGACATGGAATTGACAAGAAAAATCGTGGATGGAGAGTACGGAAGCGTTCCTATCGCTGTCGCAGGCGTGAGCGGATATGCGGGTGCGGAGTTGGCTCGGTTGTTGCTACATCATCCACGCTTGAAATTTTCGCGCCCCGTGTTTTATGGAAGAGCGGGAGAGATGCAGAGCACGTCGCTTACGGATTTGCATCCCCAGCTCGCAACGCATGATGGCCCGATCGATCCGGTGCATCCGTTCGATTGGGACGATCTGGTCGAGCGCGGCACGAACATTCTTTTTCTTGCACTGCCGCATGAGCAGTCGCGCAAATGGGCACCCGAGGCGTTGGCGCGCGGAATACGCGTCGTCGACCTGAGCGGAGCATGGCGCTTACAGCAGGATGATCTTCGGGCCGTCTATAAGCTCGAAGATGTGGACCCGGTTTTGGCCAGGGAGCTACAGGCTGAGGCGATCTTTGGTGCGCCCGAGTTACACCGCAATAAGATCGCAACAGCGCGTCTGGTTGCAAACCCCGGTTGCTATTCGACCTCGATCATCCTTGCGCTTGCTCCCCTGTTGCAGGCTGGGATCGTCGATATCGATCACGGAATCATCTGCGATGCGAAGTCGGGCGTCAGCGGCGCGGGAAAGGCGGCAACCGCAAAGACGCACTTCATGTATGCCGCAGATAATCTTTCCGCGTACAACGTCTTCGGCCATCGCCATACCGGCGAGTTGCTCGAACAATTGCATCTTGATGCCAGCCAGATTCAATTTACGCCGCATCTGCTACCAATTCCTCGTGGCATTTTATCTACGATTTACCTTCGTCTAAAAGAAGTCACGACGCCTGATGCAGTTGCAGTTTTGCTTAGAGACTTTTATAAGGACAGTCCGCTGGTACGGATACATGCGACTCCTGCGCTACCCCAAATTCAGCATGTCGTACGAACGAACTTTTGCGACCTGGGCTTTGAGCTGGCAAAGGATGGAAAGCGTCTGGTGCTGGTCTCCTGTCTCGATAATCTATTGAAGGGCGCAGCTGGCCAGGCGGTACAGAACATGAACCTGATGTGTGGCTGGCCAGAGGCGGAGGGACTGCTGTGAAATTTGTCGTGAAGCTGGGCGGTGCCGCCCTCGAAAATAAAGAGTTGCTGTACACCTGCGGCAAGGCGATTGCCGAACTCGTCAAGGATGGCAACCAGGTTGCTGTCGTGCATGGCGGCGGCGTGCAGTTGACGCGCACACTGGCACAGATGGGCAAGAAAAGCGAGTTCATCTCCGGCCTGCGTGTTACCGATGCAGAGACGAGGGATGCAGCGTTGATGGTACTTGCGGGACGCGTGAACAAGGCGCTTGTCGCTGCTCTCGGAACACACGGACAGGCTGCTGTGGGATTGTCGGGCGGCGACGGGCATGTCTTTCGCGCGCGCAAGAAGAAGACAACCCCTGATCTCGGATTTGTCGGAGAGATCGCTGCCGCGGACCCGCGCTGGCTTGACGCTATCTGGAAGATGGGAGCGGTTCCGGTGATTTCGTCGATCGCGCTCGGCTTCGATGGGGAGTACTACAACATCAACGCGGATGAGATGGCATCGGCCTGTGCAGTCTGCACGCTTGCCGATGCGCTGGTCTTTCTCACCGATGTTCCCGGCGTCAAAGGCGCGGATGGTAATGTCCTGCGATGGCTAACGCTTGCTCAAATCCCAACACTTGAGAAGCAGGCAGTGATCTCCGGTGGAATGCTACCGAAGTTGCACGCCTGCCGCGATGCCTTGATGCATGGCGTCAAGCGCGTACGCATCCTACCTGCGGAAGCGGCGGCACTCCTGCCCGATATCTGCTCGACACGCGTCAACGATGGAACGGAGGTCATGGTCGCATGAGACTGGCATCAATTCAGGCAGCGGAGAAGAAACTCCTTCTGCAAACATATGAACGGAACCCCTATCTTTTCGTTAGTGGTGAGGGTGTCTATTTACGCGACGAGAGCGGTGCCGACTATCTCGATCTGCTCAGCGGCATCGGCGTCTCTGCGCTTGGGTATGGGCATCCTGCGATCGAAGCCGCGATCCGCGACCAGAGCGCGAAGCTCATCCATACTTCGAACCTCTTTTATCACGAGGGGACAGCACCACTCGCTCTGCGGCTCACCGAGCTGAGCGGGCTTGATCGCGTATTTTTCTGCAACAGCGGAACCGAAGCATGGGAGGCCGCCCTCAAGCTGGCCCGCGCTCACGCGGGCTTATTGCGGAGCGAAGGAAAGAATATCGGCACAAGGTTTCTTGCGCTTGAGCACAGTTTTCATGGCCGCAGTATCGGCTCCGTTGCGACGACTCACAAGGAGAAGTATCGCGAACCTTTCGCCCCAGTAATGCCGGACGTCGAGTTTGTCCGCTTCAACGATGTAGAGGATCTCCGGGCGAAATTTTCCTCCGATGTCTGCGGCATTTGCATCGAGCCGGTGCAGGGAGAGGGTGGCATTCATCCTGTTTCGCAGGAGTTCTTCGCGGTCGCGCGTGAGCTCTGCAATTCAACTGGAGCGCTGCTGCTGGCAGATGAGATCCAATCCGGCCTAGGCCGCACTGGACGGTGGTTCGCCTACCAGCATTACGGCCTTCTGCCTGATATCACGACGCTGGCAAAGCCGATTGCAAATGGAATTCCGATGGGCGCGATGCTCTGCACGGAGCGAGCCGCTGCTGCGTTTACACCGGGGATGCATGGCACGACCTTTGGGGGTGGACCTCTGGCCTGCGCTGTTGCTCATGCAGTTCTTGATGTGATGGAGAGTGACAATCTGCTCACGCATGTCGATGAGGTTGGAGCGTACTTCCGCGATAGGTTGCAGGTGCTCGCATCGCGTCATGCGTGCATCGTAGATGTACGTGGCCTGGGGCTAATGATCGGCATCGAACTCAATTCTGCCGAACTGGCCAAGCAAATCTCTGCGGAGATGATGGATCGGCGGATTATCCTGAATCGAACGAGTGAGACGGTGCTCCGCTTTCTGCCGCCCTATATTCTGGAGCGCGCTCATGTGGACATCACAATCAGCGCGCTGGACGAACTCTTCACCAACCATGCAGAACACGCCGGCACCGCGCTGGAAGGAGAACACGCACATGGGTAGCAAGACGATCAGCATCACTCCAGGGGAGAGTCCAGCACCAGTAAAAACTGCGACGCTCGGAATCCAGTCCGACACTGCTTTTGCGGAAGCATCGAAGCGGCTGAACGGTCGCGACCTGTGCTCCATCGCCGACCTGACAGTCGAGGAGATGGCGGCGATCATGGAGTTGGCTCACGCAGTGAAGACGTACCCTGAAGATTTTCGGCACGCGTTGGACGCTCGACAGATGGTGATGTTCTTCGAGAAGGCTTCGTTGCGCACGCGTCTGACTTTCGAGGCTGCGATCAATACACTTGGCGGGAATGCGATCTTTGTCGACCAGACACAGTCTCCGTTGGGGGAACGCGAGTCGCTCGCGGATATGGCGCGCAATCTGGAGCGTTGGATGAGCATCCTCGTATTGCGCACCTACTCGCATGACACCATTACGGAGATGGCGTCCTTCTCGAAGATTCCGGTCATCAACGCGCTCTCCGACCTTGAACATCCGTGCCAGGCTATTGCAGATTTCTTCACCCTTGAGGAGCGATTCGGCTCCGTCGAGGGGTTGCAGTTTGCGTATGTGGGCGATGGGAATAATGTGTGTCACTCCCTGATGCTCACTGCCGCGCAACTCGGTGCGCACTGCACGATCGCATCGCCCAAAGGTTTCGGCCCGAAGCTCGAAATTATTCATAAGGCGATCGAGATCAGCGAATCAACCGGCGGCAGCATCACACTCATGCAAGACCCCATCAAAGCCGTGACCGGTGCAGATGCCGTGTACACCGACGTCTGCACCAGCATGGGCTCGGAGCACGAGGCCACTAAGCGCGCGCCGATCTTTAAGCCTTATCAGGTGAATGAGGCACTGATGTCTTATGCGAAAGCGGATGCAGTTTTCATGCACTGCCTTCCGGCACACCGCAATGCCGAGGTAACAGACGCAGTCCTTGATGGGCCGCAGTCGGTTGTCTTCGACCAGGCGGAGAACCGTATGCATGCTCAAAAAGCTCTTCTTCTGATGCTGCTCGGAGGCGCAAAACGAATCTCCAGCAACCGTGGTCGCAATGCGCGCAAGCGTCCCGACCTGTCTTAATCGAACAGTTTTTCGAAAGGATTTTTTATGGCAGACAAAGTTGTTCTCGCATACTCCGGCGGTCTTGATACCTCTATCATTATTCCGTGGCTCAATGAGAATTACGGCCTCGACGTAATCGCCTTCATCGCTGATGTTGGCCAGGGCGATGACATCGATGCGGTCGTCGCCAAGGCATATGCCACTGGCGCAAAGAAAGCCATCGTCAAAGATCTGCGCGAAGAGTTCCTCAATGAGTATGTCTTCCCTACCGTCCGCGCTGGGGCCGTCTATGAGCATAAGTATCTGCTCGGGACTTCTATCGCTCGGCCTGTCATCGCCAAGCATCAGGTAGAGGTTGCTCTGGCCGAAGGAGCGACCTCTCTCGCCCATGGCTGCACCGGCAAAGGCAACGATCAGGTTCGTTTCGAGCACGCATTTCAGGCGCTCGCCCCAGAACTCAAAGTCATCGCTCCATGGCGCGAGTGGTCACTCGTCTCCCGCGAAGACTGCCTCGATTATGCGGAGGCTCATGGGGTACAGGTTGAGGCCAGCCGTACCAAAATTCATTCTCGCGACCGAAATCTCTGGCATGTCTCCCACGAGGGAGGTGAGTTGGAGGGGACGGATAAGCCTGTCGACCCGACTACGTGGCGCATGAGCAACTCGCCGCAGGATGCACCTGATCGCGAAGAGATCGTCGAGATCGGCTTCGAACGTGGCACCCCGGTCTCGGTCGATGGCCAGAAGCTACCACCCGTCCAGCTTGTCGAACTGCTCAACGAGATTGGCGGCCGCAATGCCATTGGCCGCATCGACATCATTGAAAATCGTTTCGTCGGCATGAAGAGCCGCGGAGCCTATGAGACGCCGGGCGGCACGCTTATCCTCGAGGCCTTGCGTCAACTCGAGGCGCTTACACTCGACCGCGAGACTGCACACTACAAGGAGACACTCGCGCTCAAATATGCCGAGCTCGTCTACTTCGGTCTGTGGTTTACGCCGCTGCGCGAGTCGTTGGATGCCTTCTTTAGTTCAGTAGAGGCAAACGTGACGGGTTCAGTGAAACTGGCCATGTATAAGGGAAATGTTTCGTTTATCAGCCGCACGAGCGACCTTTCGCTGTACTCCGCTGATCTTTCATCCTTCACCATGGGCGAAAGCTACGACCAGAAGGATGCCGCAGGCTTCATCAAGATCCTCGGTCTGCCCGCCCGCGTCCGCGCCCAGGTGCTCGGCAAACAGAAGGCGGTTGCCAAGTGAGCAAGATGTGGTCTGGGCGCTTTCGTGAGCCGTTGGATCACACCTTCGAACAGTGGCAGCGGTCTTTCCCGTTTGACTGGCGGCTTCTCCCACAGGAGATAGCCGCCAGTTCGGCACATGCGCGCATGATTGCTGCAGCAGGAATTCTCACAGACGCTGAGCTAGCGAAGATGCTTGACGGTCT
Protein-coding regions in this window:
- a CDS encoding AMP-dependent synthetase/ligase, with the translated sequence MLLNVATVNDVFARISVRGEQTVMVWQDSDGAWKPISSAELYGRVRALADVLTAWGIIKGDRVALLSENRWEWAVTDFATLALGAVDVPLYPTLTAEHVGYMLRDSEAKVVIVSSAEQYAKIAEAGDLPALEHVVVMDSGSFANAESFAALMSGAPERKTANVDFDAQVKSITPADLATIIYTSGTTGEPKGVMLTHGNLGSNINISTGPMGFNGTDSCISFLPLSHVTARHTDYALICQEVRLAYCPKFDQLAPSMQAVKPTIFLAVPRVYEKIRQAVEGKSAHSPLKSRILRWAIGVGKKHRQETLEGKTPSSLSWKLANKLVFSKIRTAFGGCARTFISGGAPLGMDTAGWFADAGIRILEGYGLTETSPVIAVNYPEAYRIGTVGKPLSNMECRFAQDGELEVRGPAVFKGYWKKPKETEEAFTPDSWFKTGDIGAIDRDGFLSITDRKKELLKTSGGKLIAPQPIENKLKANTFVAQAALVGDKHKFACVLISPNFAALEGWAKGQGLSTSDRNVLSKDPKVVKLYQDIVDQVNRSLSQYESMKRLTVVPDEWSVEDGTLTPSMKMKRRVVEQRYAAQIADFYADEATSTR
- a CDS encoding TetR/AcrR family transcriptional regulator; the encoded protein is MAASAASLKEKYQRILDAAVEVIAENGYFNSPVSAIAARAGVADGTIYLYFKSKDDVLRTAIDASFNRFHQQVLEQFETITDPREQLLYIAQVHLDTSTADRNMAILMQTEVRQSARFIAEFSHHHLVKYIQLVREVIRRGQSQGIFRKDVSDGIVAHCMFGAIDELLSSAVFTGRIYDAKTTAAQVLNVLLNGITSGREHAS
- a CDS encoding glutamate synthase-related protein, with amino-acid sequence MNRYNTSVSASSCRESAVVARRQSSLIDERFDHDSCGVGFVASVAATPSHEILQQALTALERLAHRGAIAADGKSSDGVGVMTAVPRTLLVKAAGLNLMPEQTLGVGMLFIPADETRAEALLESCLSSHDLKAVAWRDVPIRTECLGEIALGTMPKIRQVLIVDAANADVSAMERRLYLARKQFERMHEQGKLTGYICSLSSQTLVYKAMCIGKLLPEFYPDLASPDYVTPFAVFHQRYATNTLPTWHRAQPGRSLAHNGEINTVWGNRARMAARDSTLPVECKPVLTKGGTDSTSLDEAIELLSRNGRTLSESIRILLPPAAVGHQSSSFLRYHTDCAEPWDGPAAIAFSDGQVVGAVLDRNGLRPCRFAITSDGLVVAGSETGLVDLDPDKVTHSGRLGPGQMLVVDLSAHKVYEDEELLELFDAGATYAKLVEDAPLTPLAVAVPETDVLAALQRGFGYTREDVKMILQPMAVDGKDAVWSMGDDTPLAFLARSPRPVYAFFRQRFAQVTNPAIDPLREACVVSLHTRLGPWPHMLDKNAPLPGLSLSSPFLSLGQVAALRQKEHAHASELRMKELPCVFPAEQTLTQALDTLASQAIELVRDGGARILMLTDRAATAAHLPIPMAMATGVVHQALVAAGLRTLAGLAVEAGDCRDIHHAAILIGYGAGAVCPWLALETALSLAPAGVDPAECERKMLKALDAGLAKVMSKMGISVVDSYRGAHLFDILGLHASVVDRCFVDTPAPLSGIGFAELERQLRETWRAAPADAAPSADLPDYGWVRFRKTELAEPHAWQPGTVKALQSVVGSARGVALPADPTNAFAIYSRDVAARNPAVLRDLLEIRPAGVELPLGEVESTASLCKKFIASAMSLGSLSPEAHQTITMAMNMLGGRSNTGEGGEDRDVYKLHPVETHSNDGLSSMQARTAGATALAEPVVQAASVSELLLNNKIKQVASGRFGVTAEYLAHAEEIEIKVAQGAKPGEGGQLPGYKVSGLIARLRHAQPGVSLISPPPHHDIYSIEDLAQLIFDLKRVNPRAAVGVKLVSSCGVGTVAAGVAKAYADFIVIAGNTGGTGAAALSSIKYAGNPWELGLAEAQQVLMENGMRGRVRLRTDGGLATARDVLIAALLGADEYAFGTAVLVVLGCDMARQCHLNTCPTGIATQKPELRAKFRGKPEHVVRFFEQLAGDLRQLLARYGLPSIEAAVGRTDLLEQVRFDGNLDLQPLLAQVSEGPTRWEGGRNDRPSSHLALDEPWIEPALAAILDGVPYVVNSPIANCDRAIGARLAGEISLQRAQADVSVNVTFNLQGVAGQSFGAFAVEGMKLVLDGQANDFVGKGLSGGELVIRARGLAAKDSGNHVILGNVALYGATSGYLFAAGRAGERFAVRNSGVITVVEGVGDHGCEYMTGGTVVVMGRAGMNFGAGMTGGLAWIYDADGSFVLGQRYHPEFVTVDSFTEADPESQESLKSLITRHAEDSASSLALTMLADWPKSAAAFVRLTPKPQV
- a CDS encoding arginine repressor, which encodes MKLQRHTEIRELLAQSAIANQDELRRKLAERGFHVTQATLSRDIHELRLSKGPSGYSLPASAVAEEDDLPGIRDVLRSFGLEVRQAANLLVLITITSGAQPIAAGIDYEDWPEVVGTIAGDDTVLIICPDEKKASVLKMRMDELIG